The following proteins are encoded in a genomic region of Lachnospiraceae bacterium KM106-2:
- a CDS encoding methyltransferase, whose translation MSKAIVALKKGEGRTIKAGGAWVYDNEIDTITGHFENGDLVFVHDFDGYPMGVGFINTKSKITVRMMTRHEDQEIDAAFLKMRVRDAWEYRKKTVDTSSCRIIFGEADFLPGIVIDKYADVLVVESLALGIDRMKETIIQALKEVLEEDGIIIRGIYERSDAKVRLQEGMERVKGFIGESFDTKVEIVENGVRYQVDVQDGQKTGFFLDQKYNRQSIHKICKDAKVLDCFTHTGSFALNAGIAGAKSVLGVDASELGVAQARENAKLNGLEDRVSFQCADVFDLLPELEEKGEKFDVVILDPPAFTKSRSSIKNAVKGYREINLRAMKLVKDGGFLATCSCSHFMDYELFTQTIGQAARNVHKRLRQVEYRTQAADHPILWSGDEASYYLKFYIFQVVDEK comes from the coding sequence ATGAGTAAAGCAATAGTAGCACTAAAAAAAGGTGAAGGAAGAACAATTAAAGCAGGGGGAGCATGGGTCTACGACAATGAGATCGATACGATCACGGGACATTTTGAGAATGGCGATCTTGTATTCGTTCATGATTTTGATGGATATCCAATGGGAGTTGGTTTCATCAATACCAAGTCTAAGATAACGGTTCGAATGATGACCCGTCACGAGGATCAGGAGATTGATGCCGCCTTCCTAAAAATGCGAGTAAGAGATGCCTGGGAATATCGAAAGAAAACAGTAGATACGAGCAGCTGTCGTATTATATTTGGAGAGGCAGATTTTCTTCCTGGTATCGTGATTGATAAATATGCTGATGTTTTAGTGGTAGAGTCACTAGCACTTGGAATCGACCGCATGAAAGAGACGATCATCCAGGCGCTAAAAGAAGTATTAGAAGAGGATGGAATCATCATTCGTGGTATATATGAACGAAGTGATGCGAAAGTCCGCTTACAGGAAGGAATGGAACGTGTCAAAGGCTTTATCGGAGAATCATTTGATACGAAGGTTGAGATCGTAGAAAATGGAGTGCGCTATCAGGTAGACGTACAGGATGGACAAAAGACCGGCTTCTTTTTAGATCAGAAGTATAATCGTCAATCCATCCATAAGATCTGCAAAGATGCAAAAGTATTAGATTGCTTTACACATACCGGATCTTTTGCATTAAATGCAGGAATTGCTGGTGCAAAGAGTGTTCTTGGAGTAGATGCTTCTGAACTGGGAGTTGCTCAGGCAAGAGAAAACGCAAAGTTGAATGGATTAGAGGACCGTGTATCCTTTCAATGTGCGGATGTATTCGATCTGTTACCAGAGTTAGAAGAGAAAGGTGAGAAATTCGATGTTGTGATCCTTGATCCTCCAGCCTTTACGAAATCAAGAAGTTCGATCAAGAATGCCGTGAAAGGTTACCGTGAGATTAATTTGCGTGCCATGAAGTTAGTTAAGGATGGAGGTTTCTTAGCAACTTGTTCTTGTTCTCATTTCATGGATTATGAATTGTTCACACAGACGATCGGTCAGGCAGCAAGAAATGTACATAAGAGATTACGTCAGGTAGAATATCGCACTCAAGCTGCGGATCATCCAATTTTATGGTCTGGGGATGAAGCATCTTATTATTTGAAGTTTTATATTTTCCAGGTGGTGGATGAGAAATAA
- a CDS encoding putative transcriptional regulator, which translates to MFEIYQLEHLVAITEYGTLSLAAEHLHISQPTLSRSIQKLEEELGFPLFDRLKNKMTLNESGELAVECARNVLKEADIMVQRLNTLERSRHTINIASCAPAPLWMLTPIVSRTFPNMTMSSEIRDIEELKKGLMDDTYQIVILPEPLEDNNIYSHKYCEEQLYVSLPPAHPLCGHKGIYMSELDGESMLLFSEIGFWSKLHKEKMPHTHFLIQHEAETLDVLARASAFPSFTSNLVMKSVGKIPNRVILPLLDEEATATFYICIKQSSNKKFNLLFNRTKFLSQ; encoded by the coding sequence ATGTTTGAAATATATCAGCTGGAACATTTAGTAGCAATTACAGAATATGGTACTCTATCATTAGCAGCAGAACACCTTCACATTTCACAGCCTACCTTAAGTCGCTCTATTCAGAAATTAGAAGAAGAATTGGGATTTCCATTATTTGATCGTCTGAAAAATAAAATGACATTGAACGAGAGTGGCGAACTAGCAGTGGAATGTGCACGAAATGTATTAAAAGAAGCTGACATTATGGTTCAGCGTTTAAACACGCTGGAAAGAAGCAGGCACACCATTAATATTGCCTCATGTGCACCTGCACCTTTATGGATGCTGACTCCTATCGTTTCCCGAACCTTTCCAAATATGACCATGTCCTCCGAAATAAGAGATATTGAAGAATTAAAGAAAGGCTTAATGGATGATACTTATCAGATTGTCATTCTGCCAGAGCCCTTGGAAGACAATAATATTTACAGTCATAAATATTGTGAAGAACAGTTATATGTATCTCTTCCTCCTGCTCATCCTCTATGCGGACACAAAGGAATCTATATGAGCGAACTTGACGGTGAAAGTATGTTATTATTTTCAGAAATTGGTTTTTGGAGCAAGCTTCATAAAGAGAAAATGCCTCACACCCATTTTCTTATTCAGCACGAAGCAGAAACACTAGATGTACTGGCACGAGCTTCAGCTTTTCCTTCCTTTACCTCCAACCTGGTAATGAAAAGCGTTGGAAAAATACCGAATCGTGTCATTCTCCCTTTATTGGATGAAGAGGCTACTGCAACCTTTTACATTTGCATAAAACAAAGTTCTAATAAGAAATTTAACCTCCTATTTAATAGAACAAAGTTTTTAAGCCAATAA
- a CDS encoding oxidoreductase, aldo/keto reductase family produces MQFTTLNNGVVIPLLGFGTFQIPNSKDCEACVAYAIECGYRLIDTASLYKNEESIGSAVLHSGIKREDMILTSKVWPQDHGYENTLQAFEQSRKNLGVDYIDLYMIHQPYGDYYGSWRAMEKLLQEGLVKAIGVCNFSAERLVDFCMNQEVMPAINQVEIHPFFQQKDLIEIMEKYQIHQEAWGPLCEGQMGIFDNPTLKKIADEYDKTVAQIINRWHIQKGNIIIPRSVQKSHIFENISIWDFELSEKDMYRIELMDLGHSEIIDHCKPSTAKWINEWKIHD; encoded by the coding sequence ATGCAGTTTACAACATTGAATAATGGAGTAGTAATTCCATTACTTGGATTTGGAACATTTCAAATCCCAAATTCAAAAGACTGTGAGGCGTGTGTAGCATATGCCATCGAATGTGGATATCGGCTGATTGATACGGCATCCCTTTATAAAAATGAAGAGTCCATAGGCAGTGCAGTACTTCATTCCGGAATAAAGAGGGAAGATATGATACTGACATCAAAGGTCTGGCCTCAAGATCATGGATATGAAAACACATTACAGGCATTTGAACAGTCAAGAAAAAATCTTGGAGTGGATTATATTGACCTTTATATGATTCATCAGCCATATGGAGATTACTATGGCTCCTGGCGTGCGATGGAGAAACTGTTGCAGGAAGGTTTGGTAAAGGCAATTGGAGTATGTAACTTCTCAGCAGAGCGATTAGTTGATTTTTGTATGAATCAGGAAGTGATGCCAGCAATTAACCAGGTAGAAATTCATCCTTTTTTCCAACAGAAGGATTTGATAGAGATTATGGAAAAATATCAGATTCATCAGGAAGCTTGGGGACCTCTTTGTGAAGGACAGATGGGAATATTTGATAATCCGACATTAAAAAAAATTGCGGATGAATATGACAAAACAGTAGCACAGATTATAAATCGCTGGCACATACAAAAAGGAAATATCATAATTCCAAGAAGTGTTCAGAAGTCTCATATTTTTGAAAATATTAGTATATGGGACTTCGAATTAAGTGAAAAAGATATGTATCGCATAGAACTAATGGATTTAGGTCATAGCGAAATCATAGACCATTGTAAACCATCCACAGCAAAGTGGATCAATGAATGGAAGATTCACGATTAA